In a genomic window of Streptomyces roseoviridis:
- a CDS encoding DUF5703 family protein: MPEYEFVDVYVPRGVSRKEATRLLTDHAEYGHWELDRLSLHRDGSRRVRLRRRIIRQIRATW, translated from the coding sequence ATGCCGGAATACGAATTTGTCGATGTGTACGTGCCGCGCGGCGTCTCCCGCAAGGAGGCGACGCGGCTTTTGACCGACCATGCCGAGTACGGACACTGGGAGTTGGACCGACTGAGCCTGCACCGCGACGGCAGCCGCAGGGTGCGGCTGCGGCGGCGCATCATCCGTCAGATCCGCGCCACCTGGTGA
- a CDS encoding helix-hairpin-helix domain-containing protein has translation MTEPSGENTPEAADALTPRPEAGPADDAAPGADTTAPADPARTAAGDGPASADGAARSADGTEATAGAPEAQAAAQETREVTGRDEGARGEAPGDDDAEARGPAAEEPEEAGDAESGAGRDDDTTAEATGQEAPAGSDAEGEAETGDGTPAGNDAEGEAETGNGTPAGNDAAAREVSAAEAELAAQRELRARIEQRKAERGGPVEAGAKLSGTAADLLAAVRAVESGARPVAVPRVETPAPPRPVAAAAPETTVRPPVPPAPVVTEETTASVRQVLGRGGAPETLAGPVATVLGEGAARALQEDPWQLLAVPGVRPEQADGFARALLGPQCGPADPRRVVALTAWLLEQAALKGHTALEIGAVREGLGRLAVPEPDQAVDLAVSEAAVLVFQEEDEEEQDGQEEPAEGGAGGSRPEVPVLLGLERYALAEESLADGVARLIRTVRPEQWDGPELARAAGGHGLVLHTGGEAARAEPVALARQARARGLRAAVAAHTTREGAVTVAGLLSGAAGPGRDAEGALALDLLVVLDAPQLDVESAAALVEALPDGCRLVLSGDPHVLGSAGPGRVFADLLAARVVPQIASRTPDPGPIGELVSGVGVGELTQVDAPGKEVVIVPVRDAGEAVHRTVQLVADSIPRALGVPAGQTQVITVGHGGSAGTRALNAALKQRLNPGPGRFGGYDPGDRVAHSPAPGRTVTGTVVSADAEGLHLDCAGERVVVPKERVESSLRHGWALTAHQAVGSCWPAAVVVLPGDAAAGLSRAWVYTAFGRAERHLSVVHGVDQALPRAVAEGRTPERTTRLRPLLETLLHEDEA, from the coding sequence GTGACCGAGCCTTCCGGGGAGAACACGCCCGAGGCCGCCGACGCCCTCACGCCCCGGCCCGAGGCCGGGCCGGCCGACGACGCCGCCCCCGGCGCGGACACCACGGCCCCAGCCGACCCGGCCCGCACGGCCGCCGGGGACGGCCCGGCGTCCGCGGACGGTGCCGCGCGCTCGGCGGACGGCACGGAGGCCACCGCCGGTGCGCCGGAGGCCCAGGCCGCCGCTCAGGAGACCCGCGAGGTGACCGGACGGGACGAGGGCGCCCGTGGGGAGGCGCCCGGGGACGACGACGCGGAGGCGCGGGGACCGGCGGCCGAGGAGCCGGAGGAGGCGGGTGACGCCGAGTCCGGTGCGGGCCGGGATGACGACACGACCGCAGAAGCCACCGGGCAGGAGGCCCCCGCCGGGAGCGACGCGGAGGGCGAAGCCGAGACCGGGGACGGGACTCCCGCCGGGAACGACGCGGAGGGCGAAGCCGAGACCGGGAACGGGACTCCCGCCGGGAACGACGCCGCCGCACGTGAGGTGTCCGCGGCGGAGGCCGAGCTCGCCGCCCAGCGGGAGTTGCGGGCCAGGATCGAGCAGCGGAAGGCCGAGCGGGGCGGGCCCGTGGAGGCGGGCGCGAAGCTGAGCGGGACGGCCGCCGATCTCCTCGCGGCCGTACGGGCCGTGGAGAGCGGCGCCAGGCCGGTCGCGGTCCCGCGCGTCGAGACGCCCGCGCCGCCGCGTCCCGTGGCGGCAGCGGCACCGGAGACGACCGTCCGTCCGCCCGTGCCCCCGGCACCGGTGGTGACCGAGGAGACGACGGCGTCCGTGCGGCAGGTCCTCGGGCGCGGCGGGGCACCCGAGACGCTCGCCGGGCCGGTGGCCACCGTGCTCGGTGAAGGCGCGGCGCGGGCCCTTCAGGAGGATCCGTGGCAGTTGCTCGCCGTGCCGGGGGTGCGGCCGGAGCAGGCGGACGGCTTCGCGCGGGCGCTCCTCGGCCCGCAGTGCGGTCCCGCCGATCCGCGCCGGGTCGTGGCCCTCACCGCCTGGCTCCTGGAGCAGGCCGCGCTGAAGGGCCACACGGCCCTGGAGATCGGAGCCGTGCGGGAGGGACTCGGCCGGCTGGCAGTGCCCGAGCCCGACCAGGCCGTCGACCTCGCGGTGTCCGAAGCCGCCGTCCTCGTCTTCCAGGAGGAGGACGAGGAGGAGCAGGACGGGCAGGAGGAGCCGGCCGAGGGCGGAGCGGGCGGGTCGCGCCCCGAGGTGCCGGTGCTGCTCGGGCTCGAGCGGTACGCGCTCGCGGAGGAGAGCCTCGCCGACGGCGTCGCCCGCCTGATCCGTACGGTCCGGCCCGAGCAGTGGGACGGCCCCGAGCTGGCCCGCGCCGCGGGAGGCCACGGTCTCGTGCTGCACACGGGTGGCGAGGCCGCCCGCGCCGAGCCGGTCGCGCTGGCCCGGCAGGCCCGTGCCCGGGGACTGCGGGCGGCGGTGGCGGCACACACCACGCGCGAGGGCGCCGTGACCGTGGCCGGGCTTCTGTCCGGTGCGGCGGGGCCCGGCCGCGACGCGGAGGGCGCCCTCGCGCTCGACCTGCTGGTGGTGCTCGACGCGCCGCAGCTCGACGTGGAGAGCGCCGCCGCGCTGGTCGAGGCGCTGCCCGACGGCTGCCGCCTGGTGCTCAGCGGCGACCCGCACGTGCTGGGGTCGGCCGGACCGGGCCGGGTGTTCGCCGACCTGCTCGCGGCCCGCGTCGTGCCGCAGATCGCCTCGCGCACCCCCGATCCGGGCCCGATCGGCGAGCTGGTGTCGGGCGTCGGCGTCGGCGAGCTGACGCAGGTCGACGCCCCCGGCAAGGAGGTCGTGATCGTCCCGGTCCGGGACGCCGGAGAGGCGGTGCACCGCACGGTGCAGCTCGTCGCCGACTCGATCCCGCGGGCGCTCGGGGTGCCCGCCGGGCAGACCCAGGTGATCACCGTCGGACACGGCGGCTCCGCCGGCACCCGCGCGCTCAACGCCGCCCTCAAGCAGCGGCTCAACCCCGGCCCCGGCCGCTTCGGCGGGTACGACCCGGGCGACCGGGTGGCCCACTCCCCCGCCCCGGGCCGCACGGTCACCGGCACGGTCGTCTCGGCCGACGCCGAGGGCCTGCACCTGGACTGCGCCGGGGAGCGGGTCGTCGTACCGAAGGAGCGGGTCGAGTCGTCGTTGCGGCACGGCTGGGCGCTGACCGCGCACCAGGCGGTCGGGTCATGCTGGCCGGCGGCGGTCGTGGTGCTGCCCGGGGACGCGGCCGCGGGCCTGAGCAGGGCCTGGGTGTACACGGCGTTCGGTCGGGCCGAGCGGCACCTCTCGGTCGTGCACGGCGTCGACCAGGCGCTGCCGCGCGCGGTGGCCGAGGGCCGGACCCCCGAGCGCACGACCCGGCTGCGCCCGCTCCTGGAGACGCTGCTCCACGAGGACGAGGCGTAG
- a CDS encoding aldo/keto reductase: protein MEQRHLGRTGLRVSRLGLGTLTWGRDTDEHDAAEQLKAFWDAGGTLVDTADVYGGGEAEYLLGRLMDDRSGVVPRRDLVISTKAGSVPDPDRRTDGSRGHLLGALDASLARLGTDHVDLWLLHAYDPHTPLEESLQALDIAVRSGRARYAGVSNFCGWQLAKAATWQLGGDRTRLAGTQMEYSLLQRGVEREVLPAALDLGIGLLPSSPLGRGVLTGKYRHGTPTDSRGGSEALAPFVEPYLDEAAGRIVDAVSTAADGLAATPLQVALAWVRDRPGVTAPIIGARNAQQLRAALSVESLSLPDEICRALDDVSAPVHRYPDHDWSTL, encoded by the coding sequence ATGGAGCAGAGGCATCTCGGACGTACCGGCCTGCGCGTGTCCCGGCTCGGGCTCGGCACCCTCACGTGGGGCCGGGACACCGACGAGCACGACGCCGCCGAGCAGTTGAAGGCGTTCTGGGACGCGGGCGGCACGCTGGTCGACACCGCGGACGTGTACGGCGGCGGCGAGGCGGAGTATCTGCTCGGGCGGCTCATGGACGACCGGTCGGGTGTCGTGCCGCGCCGGGACCTGGTCATCTCGACCAAGGCGGGCAGCGTCCCCGACCCCGACCGGCGCACCGACGGCTCGCGCGGTCACCTGCTGGGCGCGCTCGACGCCTCGCTCGCCCGGCTCGGCACGGACCACGTCGACCTGTGGCTGCTGCACGCCTACGACCCGCACACCCCGCTGGAGGAGTCGCTGCAGGCCCTCGACATCGCCGTGCGCAGCGGACGGGCCCGCTATGCGGGCGTGTCGAACTTCTGCGGCTGGCAGCTGGCGAAGGCCGCGACCTGGCAGCTCGGCGGCGACCGCACCCGTCTCGCCGGGACGCAGATGGAGTACTCGCTGCTCCAGCGCGGTGTCGAGCGGGAGGTGCTGCCGGCCGCGCTGGACCTCGGCATAGGGCTGCTGCCCTCCTCTCCGCTCGGACGCGGGGTGCTCACGGGGAAGTACCGGCACGGCACACCGACGGACTCGCGCGGCGGCTCGGAGGCCCTGGCCCCCTTCGTCGAGCCGTACTTGGACGAGGCGGCCGGCCGGATCGTCGACGCGGTCAGCACGGCGGCCGACGGTCTCGCCGCCACCCCGCTGCAGGTCGCCCTCGCCTGGGTCCGCGACCGCCCCGGCGTGACCGCCCCGATCATCGGCGCGCGCAACGCGCAGCAGCTCAGAGCCGCGCTGTCAGTGGAGAGCCTTAGTCTTCCTGACGAGATCTGCCGGGCCCTCGACGACGTGTCGGCGCCCGTGCACCGCTATCCGGATCACGACTGGAGCACCTTGTGA
- a CDS encoding histidine phosphatase family protein — MATLLLVRHGRSTANTSGVLAGRTPGVALDERGAAQAAALPGRLAGVPLAAVVSSPLQRCRETMRPLLDARPGLPLHTEERINECDYGDWSGRKLAELMDEPLMQVVQGHASAAAFPGGESMRAMQARAVDAVRDWNERIEAEHGEDAVYAMCSHGDIIKALVADALGLHLDLFQRIHVDPCSLTVIRYTRLRPFLVRLGDTGDLAGLAPRETPGDGGAAEVGGGAGAP, encoded by the coding sequence ATGGCCACGCTCCTCCTCGTCCGGCACGGACGCTCCACCGCCAACACCTCCGGAGTGCTCGCCGGGCGCACGCCCGGCGTGGCGCTCGACGAACGCGGTGCCGCGCAGGCCGCCGCGCTGCCCGGGCGGCTCGCCGGGGTGCCGCTCGCCGCGGTCGTCTCCAGTCCGCTCCAGCGCTGCCGCGAGACCATGCGGCCGCTGCTCGACGCCCGCCCCGGACTTCCGCTGCACACCGAGGAGCGGATCAACGAGTGCGACTACGGCGACTGGTCGGGCCGCAAGCTCGCCGAGCTCATGGACGAACCGCTCATGCAGGTCGTCCAGGGCCACGCCTCGGCAGCCGCCTTCCCCGGCGGCGAGTCCATGCGCGCCATGCAGGCCCGGGCCGTGGACGCGGTCCGCGACTGGAACGAGCGGATCGAGGCCGAGCACGGCGAGGACGCCGTCTACGCGATGTGCTCGCACGGCGACATCATCAAGGCCCTCGTCGCCGACGCCCTCGGCCTCCACCTGGACCTCTTCCAGCGCATCCACGTCGACCCCTGCTCGCTCACCGTCATCCGCTACACCCGCCTGCGCCCCTTCCTCGTCCGCCTCGGCGACACCGGCGACCTCGCCGGCCTCGCCCCCCGCGAGACTCCCGGCGACGGCGGTGCGGCGGAGGTCGGAGGCGGTGCGGGCGCACCGTGA
- a CDS encoding LLM class F420-dependent oxidoreductase, translated as MRLGINLGYWGAGMDGDNLAVAQEADRLGYDVCWAAEAYGSDAPTVLSWVAAKTERIDVGSAIMQIPARQPAMTAMTAATLDSLSGGRFRLGLGVSGPQVSEGWYGVKFDKPLARTREYVEIVRKAMSRERLTHQGEHWTLPLPDGPGKPIKLTVHPTRPHIPLYIAAIGPRNLEQTGEIADGALLIFPSAEHLEETALRHLRAGREKAGLTMEGFDVHPTLPLALGDDIDALADVFRPYTALYVGGMGSRKQNFYNQLARRMGYEKAAAEIQDKYLAGDKDGAAAAVPRQLIDQTTLLGSVDRIADRMTAYAAAGVTTLTLAPAGFTLDERIAALRAGVEALERAGLA; from the coding sequence ATGCGGCTCGGCATCAACCTCGGCTACTGGGGCGCGGGCATGGACGGCGACAACCTCGCCGTGGCGCAGGAGGCCGACCGCCTCGGCTACGACGTGTGCTGGGCGGCGGAGGCGTACGGCTCCGACGCCCCCACCGTGCTGTCCTGGGTCGCCGCCAAGACCGAGCGGATCGACGTCGGTTCGGCGATCATGCAGATCCCGGCCCGCCAGCCCGCGATGACGGCGATGACCGCCGCCACCCTCGACTCCCTCTCCGGAGGCCGCTTCCGCCTCGGCCTCGGCGTCTCGGGCCCCCAGGTCTCCGAGGGCTGGTACGGCGTCAAGTTCGACAAGCCGCTGGCCCGCACCCGCGAGTACGTCGAGATCGTCCGCAAGGCCATGTCCCGCGAGCGCCTCACCCACCAGGGGGAGCACTGGACGCTGCCGCTGCCCGACGGGCCGGGCAAGCCGATCAAGCTGACGGTCCACCCGACCCGCCCGCACATCCCGCTCTACATCGCCGCCATCGGCCCCCGGAACCTGGAGCAGACCGGCGAGATCGCCGACGGCGCCCTGCTCATCTTTCCCTCCGCCGAGCACCTGGAGGAGACCGCCCTGCGTCACCTCCGCGCGGGCCGCGAGAAGGCCGGGCTGACGATGGAGGGCTTCGACGTCCACCCCACGCTGCCGCTGGCCCTGGGCGACGACATCGACGCCCTGGCCGACGTCTTCCGCCCGTACACCGCGCTCTACGTCGGCGGCATGGGAAGCCGCAAGCAGAACTTCTACAACCAGCTCGCCCGGCGCATGGGCTACGAGAAGGCCGCCGCCGAGATCCAGGACAAGTACCTGGCCGGGGACAAGGACGGCGCCGCCGCGGCCGTTCCCCGGCAGCTGATCGACCAGACCACCCTGCTCGGCTCCGTCGACCGCATCGCCGACCGCATGACGGCCTACGCGGCGGCCGGGGTCACCACCCTGACCCTCGCCCCGGCCGGCTTCACCCTGGACGAGCGGATCGCCGCCCTCCGCGCGGGTGTGGAGGCCCTGGAGCGGGCCGGGCTCGCGTAA
- the mshC gene encoding cysteine--1-D-myo-inosityl 2-amino-2-deoxy-alpha-D-glucopyranoside ligase produces the protein MHAWPASEVPALPGKGRDLRIHDTATGGRVTLAPGPVARIYVCGITPYDATHMGHAATYNAFDLVQRVWLDTKRQVHYVQNVTDVDDPLLERAVRDGIDWVGLAERETALFREDMTALRMLPPQQYIGAVEAIPGIVPLVERLRDSGAAYELDGDIYFSVEADPHFGKVSHYDTELMRHLSAERGGDPDRPGKKNPLDPMLWMAAREGEPRWDGGSLGPGRPGWHIECVAIALDHLGMGFDVQGGGSDLIFPHHEMGASHAQALTGEFPMAKAYVHAGMVALNGEKMSKSKGNLVFVSALRRDGVDPAAIRLALLSHHYRDDWEWTDQVLRDALDRLGRWRAAVSRPDGPSADALVEEVREALADDLDAPAALAAVDRWVALQTAEGGTDESAPGLVSRAVDALLGVAL, from the coding sequence ATGCATGCCTGGCCCGCTTCTGAGGTCCCCGCCCTGCCCGGCAAGGGCCGCGACCTCCGGATTCACGACACCGCGACCGGTGGACGAGTGACCCTCGCCCCCGGCCCCGTCGCCCGCATCTACGTCTGCGGCATCACGCCGTACGACGCCACCCACATGGGACACGCGGCGACCTACAACGCGTTCGACCTCGTTCAGCGCGTGTGGCTCGACACCAAGCGGCAGGTTCACTACGTCCAGAACGTCACCGACGTGGACGACCCGCTCCTGGAGCGGGCCGTCCGCGACGGCATCGACTGGGTCGGCCTCGCCGAGCGCGAGACCGCGCTCTTCCGCGAGGACATGACCGCCCTGCGCATGCTGCCCCCGCAGCAGTACATCGGCGCGGTCGAGGCCATACCGGGCATCGTCCCCCTCGTGGAGCGGCTGCGGGACTCCGGCGCCGCCTACGAGCTCGACGGCGACATCTACTTCTCCGTCGAGGCCGACCCGCACTTCGGCAAGGTCTCGCACTACGACACCGAGCTGATGCGCCACCTGTCCGCCGAGCGCGGCGGCGACCCGGACCGACCGGGCAAGAAGAACCCCCTCGACCCGATGCTGTGGATGGCCGCCCGCGAGGGCGAGCCCCGCTGGGACGGCGGCAGCCTCGGCCCCGGCCGCCCCGGCTGGCACATCGAGTGCGTCGCCATCGCCCTCGACCACCTCGGCATGGGCTTCGACGTCCAGGGCGGCGGCTCCGACCTGATCTTCCCGCACCACGAGATGGGCGCCTCCCACGCCCAGGCCCTCACCGGCGAGTTCCCCATGGCCAAGGCGTACGTCCACGCCGGCATGGTCGCCCTGAACGGCGAGAAGATGTCCAAGTCCAAGGGCAACCTGGTCTTCGTCTCGGCGCTGCGCCGCGACGGCGTCGACCCGGCCGCCATCCGGCTCGCCCTGCTCTCGCACCACTACCGGGACGACTGGGAGTGGACCGACCAGGTCCTGCGCGACGCCCTCGACCGCCTCGGCCGCTGGCGCGCCGCCGTCTCCCGCCCCGACGGCCCCTCGGCCGACGCCCTCGTCGAGGAGGTCCGCGAGGCGCTCGCCGACGACCTGGACGCCCCGGCCGCGCTGGCCGCGGTCGACCGCTGGGTGGCCCTCCAGACCGCCGAGGGCGGCACCGACGAGTCCGCCCCCGGCCTCGTCTCCCGCGCGGTCGACGCGCTGCTCGGCGTCGCCCTGTAA
- a CDS encoding chaplin — MRQVTRITRKSILVVAAAGGMIALGGGHAQAGSGASGTASDSPGVASGNSVQAPVHAPVNVCGNTVNVVGLLNPAFGNSCANQSAPGGYGDDGGSSAGGHTSDSPGVGSGNNVQVPVEAPVNVCGNGVTGIGLGNAAGPNDCGYGVEPTPPGHPGEPGEPGNPGNPENPGKPENPGGPGDSGGEHPENPGTPGTPGEGPNQPGPHAQDRPTEELAHTGASTLGIAVPVGAGLLLAGSVIYRRARRSA; from the coding sequence ATGCGACAGGTCACACGCATCACCCGCAAGAGCATCCTGGTCGTCGCGGCGGCGGGCGGCATGATCGCCCTCGGCGGCGGCCACGCGCAGGCCGGCTCCGGCGCGAGCGGTACGGCGTCCGACTCACCGGGCGTCGCGTCCGGCAACAGCGTCCAGGCCCCGGTCCACGCCCCGGTCAACGTCTGCGGCAACACCGTCAACGTCGTCGGACTGCTGAACCCGGCGTTCGGCAACTCCTGCGCCAACCAGAGCGCGCCGGGCGGCTACGGGGACGACGGCGGTTCCTCCGCCGGCGGCCACACCTCCGACTCGCCGGGCGTCGGCTCCGGCAACAACGTCCAGGTGCCGGTCGAGGCCCCGGTGAACGTCTGCGGCAACGGCGTCACGGGCATCGGCCTCGGCAACGCCGCCGGCCCCAACGACTGCGGCTACGGCGTCGAGCCGACGCCTCCCGGGCACCCGGGAGAGCCGGGGGAGCCGGGCAACCCCGGGAACCCGGAGAACCCGGGCAAGCCCGAGAACCCGGGCGGGCCCGGCGACTCCGGGGGCGAGCACCCGGAGAACCCCGGTACCCCCGGCACCCCGGGCGAGGGGCCGAACCAGCCCGGCCCCCACGCGCAGGACCGGCCCACCGAGGAGCTCGCGCACACCGGCGCGAGCACGCTCGGTATCGCCGTACCGGTCGGCGCGGGTCTGCTGCTCGCCGGCTCCGTGATCTACCGCCGGGCCCGCCGCAGCGCGTAG
- a CDS encoding DUF3090 domain-containing protein → MSRQVFLYDPPERFVAGTVGLPGRRTFFLQASAGGRVTSVALEKTQVAALAERIDELLDEVVRRTGGNAPVPAVAPPDTTDTAPLDTPVEEEFRVGTMALAWDGEEQRMIVEAQALVELDADSEEDLAEAEERLLQDEENGPPMLRVRLTGAQARAFAKRALDVVNAGRPPCPLCSLPLDPEGHVCPRQNGYRRGA, encoded by the coding sequence GTGTCCCGTCAGGTGTTCCTCTACGACCCACCGGAGCGTTTCGTGGCCGGCACGGTCGGGCTGCCTGGCCGCCGTACGTTCTTCCTGCAGGCGTCCGCGGGCGGCCGGGTCACCAGCGTCGCCCTGGAGAAGACGCAGGTCGCCGCCCTCGCCGAGCGGATCGACGAACTCCTCGACGAGGTCGTGCGCCGCACCGGCGGCAACGCCCCCGTGCCCGCGGTCGCCCCGCCGGACACCACCGACACCGCCCCCCTGGACACCCCCGTCGAGGAGGAGTTCCGGGTCGGCACCATGGCCCTCGCCTGGGACGGCGAGGAGCAGCGCATGATCGTCGAGGCGCAGGCGCTCGTCGAGCTCGACGCGGACTCCGAGGAGGACCTCGCCGAGGCCGAGGAGCGGCTGCTCCAGGACGAGGAGAACGGCCCGCCGATGCTGCGGGTCCGGCTCACCGGCGCCCAGGCCAGGGCCTTCGCCAAGCGGGCCCTCGACGTGGTCAACGCCGGCCGCCCGCCGTGCCCCCTGTGCAGCCTGCCGCTCGACCCGGAGGGCCACGTCTGCCCGCGCCAGAACGGATACCGTCGCGGCGCATGA
- a CDS encoding ferritin-like domain-containing protein, with protein sequence MLSAKSLFQEIIDDDVSFQLFCSIAASGEAQGGWENGRIAALVPSGMRDMAPKIARHGADEDKHGRIFNALLRKRGLEPVPVPPETDYTMLLERRGIGLAHDKLRRDEPLTERDIVVYLSHSRVTEQRAADQMDMLVRDFGRHPELGKAINMIDNDEANHLAYCHEELLRLNYEGHGRLIQHTLRASALAEIQVYRDVSLAVMRHMGRILRWPRAKSAALVAGIHAVYAYERAAGWHRMVDLRMPERRDALGGPVTPAPAF encoded by the coding sequence ATGCTTTCGGCCAAGAGCCTGTTCCAGGAAATCATCGACGACGACGTGTCCTTCCAGCTCTTCTGCTCCATCGCCGCCAGCGGCGAGGCCCAGGGAGGCTGGGAGAACGGCCGGATCGCCGCCCTCGTCCCGTCCGGCATGCGGGACATGGCCCCGAAGATCGCCCGGCACGGCGCCGACGAGGACAAGCACGGCCGGATCTTCAACGCGCTGCTGAGGAAGCGGGGCCTGGAACCCGTCCCCGTCCCGCCCGAGACGGACTACACGATGCTCCTCGAACGGCGCGGGATCGGCCTGGCCCACGACAAGCTCCGCCGGGACGAGCCCCTCACCGAGCGGGACATCGTCGTCTACCTCAGCCACAGCCGGGTCACCGAGCAGCGCGCCGCCGACCAGATGGACATGCTCGTCAGGGACTTCGGCCGGCACCCCGAGCTCGGCAAGGCCATCAACATGATCGACAACGACGAGGCCAACCACCTCGCCTACTGCCACGAGGAACTGCTTCGCCTCAACTACGAGGGGCACGGCCGGCTGATCCAGCACACCCTGCGCGCGTCCGCGCTCGCCGAGATCCAGGTCTACCGCGACGTCAGCCTCGCCGTGATGCGCCACATGGGCCGCATCCTGCGCTGGCCCCGCGCGAAGTCCGCCGCGCTCGTGGCCGGCATCCACGCCGTGTACGCGTACGAGCGGGCCGCCGGCTGGCACCGGATGGTGGACCTGCGCATGCCGGAGCGCCGCGACGCCCTCGGAGGGCCCGTGACGCCCGCCCCGGCCTTCTGA
- a CDS encoding SCO1664 family protein — MPAPERIPSRRMSSHQALAAVDLLARGELTVRGQVREASNAVLFCSVAYGGEEAACVYKPVAGERPLWDFPDGTLAQREVAAYELSEATGWGLVPPTVLRDGPYGEGMVQLWIEADPEATLLALVEDEEPGEGWKAVGPAQVAEGRTALLVHADTPELRRLAVLDAVINNGDRKGGHLLPAPGGRLYGIDHGVSFHVDDKLRTLLWGWAGEELTEEAAAVLETLDARLAPGTPLAERLAGLLTPAEVDALRGRVAVLRGTGRHPVPSGQWPAIPWPPV, encoded by the coding sequence CTGCCCGCGCCAGAACGGATACCGTCGCGGCGCATGAGCAGTCACCAGGCCCTCGCGGCGGTCGACCTGCTCGCCCGGGGGGAGCTGACCGTGCGCGGCCAGGTCCGCGAGGCATCCAACGCCGTGCTGTTCTGCTCCGTCGCGTACGGGGGCGAGGAAGCGGCCTGCGTGTACAAGCCGGTCGCGGGGGAGCGGCCGCTGTGGGACTTCCCCGACGGCACCCTCGCCCAGCGGGAGGTCGCCGCCTACGAGCTGTCCGAGGCGACCGGCTGGGGCCTGGTCCCGCCGACGGTGCTGCGCGACGGACCGTACGGCGAGGGCATGGTCCAGCTGTGGATCGAGGCCGACCCGGAGGCGACCCTGCTCGCCCTCGTCGAGGACGAGGAGCCGGGCGAGGGCTGGAAGGCCGTCGGGCCCGCCCAGGTCGCCGAGGGCCGCACGGCACTGCTCGTGCACGCCGACACCCCGGAGCTGCGCCGGCTCGCCGTCCTGGACGCCGTGATCAACAACGGCGACCGCAAGGGCGGCCACCTGCTGCCGGCGCCCGGCGGGCGCCTCTACGGGATCGACCACGGGGTCTCCTTCCACGTGGACGACAAGCTGCGCACGCTGCTGTGGGGCTGGGCGGGGGAGGAGCTCACCGAGGAGGCCGCCGCCGTCCTGGAGACGCTGGACGCGCGGCTCGCGCCGGGCACTCCACTGGCCGAACGGCTCGCCGGACTCCTGACGCCCGCCGAGGTGGACGCCCTGCGGGGGCGGGTCGCCGTGCTGCGCGGGACCGGCCGCCACCCCGTACCGTCGGGTCAGTGGCCCGCGATCCCCTGGCCACCGGTGTGA
- a CDS encoding magnesium and cobalt transport protein CorA, producing MRAVIVDSALYRDGRRTDDPGDLSDALAAARASGDAFLWVGLHEPTADEFDHVTAEFSLHPLAVEDALKAHQRPKLEVYDDSLFAVLKPVVYEPESDRVSSGELMVFIGDSFVVTVRHGEGAPLAAVRRRLEADPEVLKHGPTSVLYAISDAVVDHYLEVAAELQVDLEELEADVFAPSSSGTGPGRTAERIYTAKRQVLEFRRASSPLAGPMARLASGAVPFVRERSKPFFRDVQDHLLRATEQVEGLDRLLSDVLSAHLAQMGVRQNDDMRKISAWAAMAAVPTMVAGIYGMNFDHMPELRWTWSYPAVVLLMAGAVAGLYRLFKRRGWM from the coding sequence ATACGGGCCGTGATCGTGGACTCAGCCCTGTACCGGGACGGGCGCAGGACGGACGACCCCGGAGATCTGTCGGACGCGCTGGCGGCGGCGCGGGCGTCCGGGGACGCGTTCTTGTGGGTGGGCCTGCACGAGCCCACGGCGGACGAGTTCGACCACGTCACGGCGGAGTTCTCGCTGCACCCGCTGGCCGTCGAGGACGCCCTCAAGGCGCACCAGCGGCCGAAGCTGGAGGTGTACGACGACTCGCTGTTCGCGGTGCTCAAGCCGGTGGTGTACGAGCCGGAGAGCGACCGGGTGTCGTCGGGCGAGCTGATGGTCTTCATCGGCGACTCGTTCGTGGTGACGGTGCGGCACGGCGAGGGTGCTCCGCTCGCGGCGGTGCGCAGGCGTCTGGAGGCCGATCCGGAGGTGCTGAAGCACGGCCCGACGTCGGTGCTGTACGCGATCAGCGACGCGGTGGTGGACCACTACCTGGAGGTGGCGGCCGAGCTCCAGGTCGACCTGGAGGAGCTGGAGGCGGACGTCTTCGCGCCGTCGTCGTCCGGCACCGGGCCCGGGCGGACGGCGGAGCGGATCTACACGGCGAAGCGGCAGGTCCTGGAGTTCCGGCGGGCGAGCAGTCCGCTGGCCGGGCCGATGGCCCGGCTGGCGTCGGGGGCGGTGCCCTTCGTGCGCGAGCGGTCGAAGCCGTTCTTCCGGGACGTCCAGGACCACCTGCTGCGGGCGACGGAGCAGGTCGAGGGCCTGGACCGGCTGCTGTCGGACGTGCTGTCGGCGCATCTGGCGCAGATGGGCGTGCGGCAGAACGACGACATGCGGAAGATCTCGGCGTGGGCGGCGATGGCCGCGGTGCCCACGATGGTCGCCGGGATCTACGGCATGAACTTCGACCACATGCCGGAACTGCGCTGGACCTGGTCGTATCCGGCGGTGGTGCTGCTGATGGCCGGGGCGGTGGCGGGCCTGTACCGGCTGTTCAAGCGGCGCGGCTGGATGTGA